In Brevibacillus brevis NBRC 100599, a single genomic region encodes these proteins:
- a CDS encoding heavy metal-binding domain-containing protein, with protein sequence MIVVTTENIPGYRVVEVKGTTFGLIVRARGIGGDIMAGLRSVVGGEIKEYTVLLEDARKQALDRMIKNATAMGANAVVMCRYDSGNMGNMGEVVAYGTAVVIEKV encoded by the coding sequence ATGATCGTTGTAACAACAGAAAACATTCCAGGATATCGTGTCGTTGAAGTGAAAGGAACAACATTCGGCTTAATCGTTCGAGCACGCGGAATTGGAGGAGACATCATGGCTGGTCTTCGTTCAGTCGTTGGTGGAGAAATCAAGGAGTACACGGTGCTCCTGGAGGACGCGCGCAAGCAGGCACTTGACCGCATGATAAAAAACGCAACTGCCATGGGAGCTAACGCTGTGGTCATGTGTCGTTACGACTCTGGAAATATGGGAAATATGGGGGAAGTTGTCGCATACGGTACAGCAGTTGTCATTGAAAAGGTGTAA